The Flavobacteriales bacterium genomic sequence GCACAAGTGATCCAGACGGCCGGCGCCGGCAATTTCCGTTCACTTGCCTCGAGCGCCACCGGAAAATACCTGGCGGCAGGAGACCTCACAGGCGCCGTAACCATCATCGAACGTTCTTCAGGCAACCATGCTTCCACCTACCCCAACGTATGTTCCAGTAGTGTCAACGCGGTTGTATTCAGACATGGAGAGACGGATCTGGTTGCAGGAGGCGCCGACGGACGCATCGTTCAGGTATCCCCACAAAACGGTGGCATGAAGGAAGTGGCAACCACCGGAAGCCGCATCAATGCGATGGCCATCGACGGATCGGATGTCCTCGCCGTGGCATGCGAAGACCGGACCATCCGCCTGTTCGGCAAAAACTTCCAACCGATCGCTTCGGTCACCTGTCCTTCCAAAGTAAAATCGGTCGCATTTGATCAACGGGGCCGTCAACTGGCTGCAGGCTTGTATTCCGGCATGATCGTAGTGGTGAACATGAATCAACCCAATAGAATCGCCGACCAGTGGGTCGGACACCTGTCGTCCGTGAACGGCGTGGCATTCACAGACGATGGAAAACGCCTCGCATCCGCCGGCTCCGACCAAACCATCCGGTTGTGGGACATGAGCTCCAAAGAGTCTATCACGCTGAAAGGCCATGACAGCTGGATATGGGGCCTTCAGTTCACCGGCAAGGGTACCGCACTCATCTCATGCAGCGAAGACAAAACCCTCCGGAAATGGATCGTGGATCCCGACCTGCTTGCCGATCGCATTTGTAAGCGGGTTACGCGAAACCTGACACCCGATGAATGGAACAAATACATTTCCAATGTACCGTATCAGTCGACATGCAAGTAGCACCCGACGCATGGCAGCGTGCCTGTTCACAGGCCTTGCCCTGACCTCGGCTTCCTCTGCCCAGAATTGCGATTCACAAACATTGCAGGAAGCACAGGACCAATACAAGCTGGGTCAGTTCGACGATGTGACCGGAACCTTGACAGGTTGCCTGGATCATTTCAAAACCGACGACGAAAAATTCACCGCATACCAGGTGCTGGCACGCACATACATCGCAATGGATGATCTCCAGCAGGCGCGCAAACAGATCGAGGGTTTGCTCCGCATCCAACCCGATTACATACCGAATCGCACCTCCGAAACAGAAACGTTCGCCAACCTGGTGGACGATTACAAGCAATCGATGGAAGATCACATAGCCGACGTGCTGGTCACCACGGCCAACAAACGTTCGCAATTGTCATCGGATGCACCCGCCACCATCTATGTGCGTACCCGCGAGCAAATTGTCAATCGCGGCTACACCACCCTGCTGGACCTGCTCGAAGACATTCCCGAAGTGGAGGTGCAGCGCAACAGCATATCTGAATTTAAAAATACGGTGACCCTGCGTGGCATCGCCGGAAGCGAGAAATTCATCATCATGCAGAACGGGGTACGCATCACCCCCCCCACCGGTGACCCTTACAGCATGGGTGCCCAGTTCTCCCTCGCCAATGCCAAACGGGTGGAGATCATCCTCGGGCCGGCTTCCGCACTCTATGGAGCCGATGCGTTCTCCGGTATCATCAACATCATCACCAACGATGCAAGGGACACCAAAGGCGGCACGGTTAATACCAGTTACGGACAATATGCCACCGGTGATCACAGCATTGTGCTGGGCAGCCACACGCGTGACCTCGGGTTCACCGTAACAGCCCAGGTCACCCACAGCCAGGAACCCGACTACTACAACATCTACCCTGAAAGTTTCTCGTGGTACAACGATCATTACAAGCCCGACGGAACGGTGGACATCAATGGCAATCCGGAGGCAACACCCGTTTCGTTCGACCGAAGCTTTGAAATGCCTACACGCTCCTATTACCTGGATGCCAAGGCCAATTTCGGCGACTTTGAGATCGGGGCGCTGGCCATGCACGAACGCCACAGTTCGTCCGTAAGTGTTGATCCCCGGTATTCGCTGTACACCAAAGATGCCTTCATCGCCACCCAGTTGCAAAGCGGATACGCGCGCCATGTACATACGGGTAAGGACGACCGCTGGTCATTGCAGAGCTACATCTCTTTCTGCAACACGCGCATGGATCCGGAAAGCAATTTCATCAACCGCTTCACCGGGTACGAACAGGGATATAAGTATCAGGCCAGCCAATCGCAGAAGATCGAAGAACAGTGGGATTACGAGCTGACGCGTAACGCATCCGTTATCGCCGGTTTCTCCATCGAAGATCATTCGGTGCTTCCCAAAACCGCCGACCTCCCGCGCGCCTTCAACCCAAAAGTGCCTGCCGCATATCAGCAGATCCCATACATCAACACCGATACCACCGACTACCTGGGTAACTCGCTGGTGATCTACCAGGATTTCTATTACCTGCACTACCAGAACTACGGCACATTCGCACAGTTGTACAACAAATGGAAGTGGGTGGAATTAACCGTGGGCGGCAGGTTCGATTACAACACACGGTTCAAAAGTGTGTTCAACCCGCGCATGGGGCTTGTAGTGAAACCCAAAGACAACCTGAAACTGAAATTGCTCTACGGCCAGTCGTTCCTTGCCCCGTCGCCATGGAAAGCCTATTCCACGTATGGCTCTTTCCAGCCGGTGTCCGATTCACTGGGGCAGATCACCGGGTTGGAATCGCCGTTTTTCCACATACCCAACCCGGACCTGAAACCGGAAAAACTGCAATCGCTGGAAGGCGGCGTGGCGTTTTACAAGGGCAAGAACTTCTCCGCTTTTGCCGATGTTTACTACAACACCATCTCCAACCTCATCAACATCCAATCCGCATCCACCCAAACATCGTTCCGCGGGGTATCGGTTACCTATGCCGAAACCGCCAACAACGAGGGCGTGGCCAATACCTATGGCGCAACATTCAGCGGGAACTACTTCCTCAACCTGGGCGAACACCGGTTCAACCTGTACGGAAGCTACAGCTATTCCAACGGAAAGATCGACGGTGAACCGCTTGTACTGAGCGCCATGCATACCGGGAAGGCTGGGATCGATTGGACCCTGGGCAAATGGTCGGCTTCGCTGCGTACCCTGCACCGTTCCGCTTCCAATTCGGTGCTGACCAAAACGTCGGGCGATTATTATACGAGTCCGGCCTACACCATCTACAACCTGAATGCAAGATATGCGCTGGCATCGCAAAAACATTACGAGCTGCAGCTGACGCTGGGCATCCGTAACCTGACCAATGTAAAATACTACAACGCGGCTGCCGGACAAGATTCTTTCACCATCACGCCCCAGGATCCGATCAGGGTTTGCCTGGGCGCCAACCTGCAATTCAAACCCTGACGCATGAAGGCCAGGCTGCTTCAATGGGCGAACATCAGACCGGGTGAGTGGAAACCCATCCTGGCCATGATGACCCTTTCTTTCCTGATGGGGATGGCGCTGGCATTCTACTTCACGGCTTCCATTTCCGTGTTCATGGACTACGAAGGGAGCACCATGCTGCCCTACGCCTACCTGATATCCGGAGCGGTAGGGTTTGCCATGTGGATGATCGATTCCTTCGTAAGCAGGCACATGCGGTTCACCACCCGTGTGTTCCTTGGAATGTCGTTCCTGCTGTGCATGGTTGCCGCACTCACCTACCTGAAACTGGACGACGGACGACGCTGGGTACCGATGGCCCTCCTGGTGGGTGTAACGCCGGTGATGTTCATCTGCAACATCATGTTCTGGGGGATGGCTCAAAAGCTGTTCAACATCAGCCAGGCCAAGCGGCTCTTCGGCATGATAGGCAGCGGGGAAGTGGTCTCCTCCATCCTCGGCTTTATGGCCATTCCGGCGCTGGCGCCCGCGATCGGCAGTACAGGACTGCTGGTGATCGCTTTCGGAGCGCTGTTGCTCGGACTTGTTTTGATGGCAGGCGTATTCCGCATGCTGGCCGGCGCATTCAAACCGGAGGAAAACGAACCTTCCGATGTTTCCGTGCAGGCGCTGAAGGTACCGGGAGAACAGGCACGTTATTTCCGGCGTGTGCTTGCCTTTTCCATCCTACCCATTTTCGTTTTCTATTTTGTGGATTACCTGTTTCTCGATCTTACCAGCATCCAGTTTCACGGCGAAACCGACCTGGCCACCTTCATGGGCTACTTCCTCGGAGCGGTGTCAACAGTAGAGTTGCTACTGAAAGCGGCGGTATTCAGCAAGGTCGCCAAGCACTATGGCATTCGCGTGGTGTTGCTGGTTATTCCCTCCGTATTGATCCTGGCCACCCTGCTGACCATCGCAACGGAAGCAATCACCTCCCAGATCTACCTTCTGTTTTGTGTCATCGCATTCACCAAACTGCTGGAGCGCTCGCTGAACAGCGGCCTTCAGGGTCCGGGCATGCAGATCATCTACCAGGCGGTTCCTGCCACCGACCGCTCGGCGTTTCAAAGCAAGGTGGATGGCATTTCAGGTGCCTTCGGCAACATCCTCGCCGGCACCGGTATCCTGCTTTTCCTGAAGGCGGAAACATCCGGGTTCCAGTTACACACCCTCGTGCTTTTGTCGGTACTTTGCTGTTGGGCATTCCTCGTCTCCCCGCTGTACAAAGCCTACCGCAAACGACTGGCGCTGACCCTGCAGGCGCCGGATCACGGAGAATCCCGGAACGAGGCCCTATCGGGCAGGGAATTGCTGCAACGGTGGATCTCATCCGGCAACAACACGCAGCGAACAAAGGCACGAAAGTGGATCCACCTGATGCAAAAAACAAACCGCGTCACGGGCAAAACGCCCGCCAGCATCCAAATGTTCTTCGAGGAATTGCCTCTGAGTACCGGACGTGCCGGGTTGAGAGAATCCACCCAGACCATGATCGGTCAAATGCCTCATTTCAGTTCTTCGCAACTCAGCACCCTGCTTGCCTCTTCCCTGCCCACCGATAACCTGATGACCGGCATCCGGTCGATGGGCGATGAGGGCATCCGCATCCTGGAATTCCATCGTTCCCAATCAACCGACCTTCATACCAAGCGAAGAATCATCGGCATCTATGCCGGCCTTGACACACCGCCGGCCCGGGAGGCCCTGGTGCATGCGTTGCGCGACAGCGACAGGGAAACCATGTTACTCGCAGGAAAAGCACTTTTCACACGGGAATTTGATGCTGACAAGGAACACCGGCCTGCCATCCGGCAGAAAATCAGCGAAACCGCCTATACCTGCACATGGCTGATGGCTTCCATGGATGACCTGAAGGATGCACGAAGGAACAAAGCTTTGATGAGCAGCCTGCAGACCGAACTGGAAGAGCAGGTGGATATGCTCTTCATGCTGTGCGGTTTTCTGTATGGCCAGGCCACGATCAACCTGATCCGCAACAACCTGCATCCCGAGAACAACCTGGAAAGCAAAGTATATGCATTGGAAGTGGTCGACAACCTGTTTGATGCCGATATCAAAGAGATCACCTATCCCCTGTTTGAAGACCTGATCACACCCGGCTTCAGCCATCATGCCCGACAGGTGTTTCCACAGCAACAGCTCTCTGTGGTTAACCGCGCCATCCACATCCTGTACGGCAACCAGGCGCAT encodes the following:
- a CDS encoding MFS transporter is translated as MKARLLQWANIRPGEWKPILAMMTLSFLMGMALAFYFTASISVFMDYEGSTMLPYAYLISGAVGFAMWMIDSFVSRHMRFTTRVFLGMSFLLCMVAALTYLKLDDGRRWVPMALLVGVTPVMFICNIMFWGMAQKLFNISQAKRLFGMIGSGEVVSSILGFMAIPALAPAIGSTGLLVIAFGALLLGLVLMAGVFRMLAGAFKPEENEPSDVSVQALKVPGEQARYFRRVLAFSILPIFVFYFVDYLFLDLTSIQFHGETDLATFMGYFLGAVSTVELLLKAAVFSKVAKHYGIRVVLLVIPSVLILATLLTIATEAITSQIYLLFCVIAFTKLLERSLNSGLQGPGMQIIYQAVPATDRSAFQSKVDGISGAFGNILAGTGILLFLKAETSGFQLHTLVLLSVLCCWAFLVSPLYKAYRKRLALTLQAPDHGESRNEALSGRELLQRWISSGNNTQRTKARKWIHLMQKTNRVTGKTPASIQMFFEELPLSTGRAGLRESTQTMIGQMPHFSSSQLSTLLASSLPTDNLMTGIRSMGDEGIRILEFHRSQSTDLHTKRRIIGIYAGLDTPPAREALVHALRDSDRETMLLAGKALFTREFDADKEHRPAIRQKISETAYTCTWLMASMDDLKDARRNKALMSSLQTELEEQVDMLFMLCGFLYGQATINLIRNNLHPENNLESKVYALEVVDNLFDADIKEITYPLFEDLITPGFSHHARQVFPQQQLSVVNRAIHILYGNQAHVTRWTQVNALLMLDKLVLPDDARREIIGCIFHRHPLIYETAFALLMKRDPDEVLPVLNRLPADKLERLKGMYTGDPGFITTYERVLLLQQFPFLNPMPPHRLVDIAENLVGKPTTPHKKIATNSTCIILPKGAWTLESVEGEHVVTSGPAFLLDDILSWWPESDSVSTIWRSVSSAEHERYLSMGRQQFMTYLAEDPLVTGALLNQMAAQHYPSSSISPY
- a CDS encoding TonB-dependent receptor — its product is MYRISRHASSTRRMAACLFTGLALTSASSAQNCDSQTLQEAQDQYKLGQFDDVTGTLTGCLDHFKTDDEKFTAYQVLARTYIAMDDLQQARKQIEGLLRIQPDYIPNRTSETETFANLVDDYKQSMEDHIADVLVTTANKRSQLSSDAPATIYVRTREQIVNRGYTTLLDLLEDIPEVEVQRNSISEFKNTVTLRGIAGSEKFIIMQNGVRITPPTGDPYSMGAQFSLANAKRVEIILGPASALYGADAFSGIINIITNDARDTKGGTVNTSYGQYATGDHSIVLGSHTRDLGFTVTAQVTHSQEPDYYNIYPESFSWYNDHYKPDGTVDINGNPEATPVSFDRSFEMPTRSYYLDAKANFGDFEIGALAMHERHSSSVSVDPRYSLYTKDAFIATQLQSGYARHVHTGKDDRWSLQSYISFCNTRMDPESNFINRFTGYEQGYKYQASQSQKIEEQWDYELTRNASVIAGFSIEDHSVLPKTADLPRAFNPKVPAAYQQIPYINTDTTDYLGNSLVIYQDFYYLHYQNYGTFAQLYNKWKWVELTVGGRFDYNTRFKSVFNPRMGLVVKPKDNLKLKLLYGQSFLAPSPWKAYSTYGSFQPVSDSLGQITGLESPFFHIPNPDLKPEKLQSLEGGVAFYKGKNFSAFADVYYNTISNLINIQSASTQTSFRGVSVTYAETANNEGVANTYGATFSGNYFLNLGEHRFNLYGSYSYSNGKIDGEPLVLSAMHTGKAGIDWTLGKWSASLRTLHRSASNSVLTKTSGDYYTSPAYTIYNLNARYALASQKHYELQLTLGIRNLTNVKYYNAAAGQDSFTITPQDPIRVCLGANLQFKP